AAGAGAGCGTCTTTTCGGGATCTTTTTGGGAGCAGAGAAGCAAAAGTTTTTCCTTTGCCCTTGTAAGTGCTACATAAAAGACTCTCAGTTCTTCACTCATTCCCTCCTGACGAAGGAGAATCGCATTTGCTTGCCATGGAAGCGTCTTTACCCGATATTCTTTTCCTGTCGCTCGCAGTTGGATTCCTAAGCCCATCTGTGGGTGAAGGAGAACAGTGTCCTTTTCCGTATGAAATTTTCTGGAACATCCCGCTAAAATTACAATTGGAAATTCTAGTCCTTTGCTCTTATGAATACTCATGATCCGTACCACATTGGCACTTTCGCTGAGCGTCTCTGCCATCGGAATATCTTGCCCTTGATTTTTGAGGCGTTCCAAAAAGCGAAGAAATCCGGAAAGCCCATTATGACCGCTGTCCTCATACGATCTGGCGCGTTCCTGCAAAAGGCGCAGATTTGCAAGGCGCTGCGTCCCATTTTCCATTGCAAGCACAAGATCCGCATAACCGGTTTCTTCATATAAAGCTCCAATCAGCTGATCTGACGGAAGCGCGGCTGCAAAATTGCGCCAAAGAGAAAGCTGCTTTAAAAAAGAAAGAATCCGTTCGTTTCCTTCTGCGGCAGCCTTTTGCAAAGAAGCAAAGAGGGAACTGTCTTTGCTTTTCGCACGTATATCTGCCATCTCGTCCAGACTAAAGCCACCGATTGGGCCCATCAAAAGGGCAAGCAAAGAAAGATCATTGAGCGGATTATCAATCGTCTGCAAAAGGGAAAGCACTGCCCGTACTTCCGGTGCATCAAAGAATCCCTTTCCAGCATCCGCCCATGCAGGGATTCCCAATTTTCCCAATTCATCTGCATAAACAGGCGCATATTGATTTGCGCTGCGCAATAAAATACAGATTTCTCGATATTGTGCAGGCCGCATCTGCCCATTCTCTGTTACCGAGTTGGTCGCGGTCCATTCAAAAATCTTCTCTGCAATCCGTCGACATTCCGCTTCCAGAAAATGATCTGTTTCTTCGGCAGAATACTGCAGAACATCTAGTTCCAGAGCAGAATCCTTTGTTTCCGGATACTCCGCTCCGCACACCAAAGATTCTTTTTCGGTATATTCCATCTGTCCAACTTCCCGGCTCATCAGCTGACGGAAAAAGAAATTAACCGATTCCGTAATTCCAAAACGGCTGCGAAAGTTACGGTCCAGTGTAATACATGCGGGAAACTGTGCATGATCTCTATGATATTCAGCGCTTTTTTCCCGTCGGCGAAGAAAAAGTTCCGGCATTGCCTGGCGAAAACTATAGATGCTCTGTTTGACATCCCCCACCATAAAAAGATTCGTCTCATCTTTGGAAACCGCACGAAATAGCAAATCCTGCGTTTCGTTCGTATCCTGATATTCGTCCACCATGATCTCGTCGAACTGATTGGAAATTTCTTCGGCAGCAGAAGTCTTTTGATAGCCTTCCGGCGTCTCCTCCACCAAAAGCTGCAACGCCCAATGTTCCAGGTCTCCAAAATCGGCCATTTTTCGTTCTGCTTTTTTCTGCTGCAGCGCCGTATGAAATTCTTCCAAAATGGCAAACAATTTTTCGACAAGCGGTTTTAGCTGCTGCAAGTCTTCCAGACACTCTGCTTCGGACGGCGCAAAGATTGCTTTTAAATTTTCAATTCCAGATTTTACTTCTTTCCGATTTTCTGCCACCGCAATTTTAATAGAATCATCGGAATAGCCCCTCGGAGTGGAAAGACGTTCAAAAGAGGCCATTTGAATCTTCTGAGAAAAGTCATCCCAAGAATCATTTTGAAGACTTTCGAGAAGGGCCTCTAGCATTTCTTGATCCGACAAAAAAGCCGGCATAGAAGCTGCTCTCAGTTTCTCATCCGCTGACTCTAACAGCCTCATAGAATGCTGCGTTATCGAAATTGCATAGGAAAATGTCTGCTGTGCAAATCGGATAATTACGTCTCCCCAAACCGACTGTCTGATATTTTGGCAATCATACATCGCTGCTTTTTCCCGCAGCCAACGAGACGGAAACGGGTGACTGCGTACAAAATCATACAGTTTAAAAAGAATATTCCGGAGCAGATGGTCGTCCCGCCCAGCTGAAAATGCGTCCAACAGTTGATAAAAGACAGGATCATTTTTTTCGTAGAATAAATTGAGAACCATATCCAGTGTTTCATTCTGCAAAACCGAAAGCTCACTCTCATCCGCAATTCGAAAATCCGGCGAAATTCCGACTGCAGAAAAATGTTCCCGCAAAAGTTCCTGGCAAAAGCTATGTACAGTACTGATATGTGCTCTTGATAAAAGCAGCTGCTGTCTTTGCAGAAAGAGGCTGTCCGGTTCCTCTTCCAGAAGTTCTGAAAGCTTGTCTGCAATCCGCCCACGCATTTCAGCGGCAGCGGCCTTTGTATAAGTAACGACCAGAAGGCGATCCGCATCAATCGGATCTTTTGGATCGGTAATTCTTTTGATAACCCGCTCTACCAAGACCGCTGTCTTTCCAGAACCGGCTGCCGCAGATACTAGAAGCGGTCCGCCGCGCGCTTCGATCGCGTCTTTTTGAGCGCTTGTCCATTCACGTCTCATCTGACTCCCCCCTCCTCAGAATCTCAACTGCCTCTGTCACAGATACATTCGATTTCGTTTCCCGAACGGGCATTCCTTCCTCGGTCATACAAACTGCCCCATACGGACACCACTTGCATGCGGTATCCCGATCTTTTAAAGGCTGTGCTTCCACATTTCCCCGATGAAGTTCTTCTGCCATCTCCTTGACCATTTCCCGAATATTTTGGAGAATCAGCTCAAAATCCCTGCTGCTTACAACACTGCTCTTTGATGTTGATGCCCCATTTTTTAGAGCCGCAGGAATATAAGTCCCCTTTCCGTCCTCCTCCATATCGGAAAGGATTCCTGGGTCGTCCAGCAAGAGACCATTCATACGCAGCTTCTTATTCTGATCTTTTTGGATCGTTTCGTCATCCGTCTTTCGACTGGCAGTAAAAGCCGGCCGGTCTGCCGGCATATAAAGGATTCCCGCAGGCTTCGGATTTTTCCAGTGTGAACCGCCGTTTTCGCACAGCGCTGCAAGATAAATCAACATTTGCAGGTTCGTTCCGTCCAAAACATCGGAAAGGCGAAACATCTTCTTGCCAGTCTTATAATCAACGACCCGCAGATAGGTATTTCCGTCAATTTCATCTGCATCTACACGGTCGACCTTTCCATCAACTTCTACGCTTCCGCCGTCCGAAAGTGAAATTTTCAGCCCGGGAATCTCACTTTGTCCAACCGGAAGCTCAAAATCAGTCGGTGAAAATCTGCTCTGAGAAAGCTCTTCTGCAATATGCCATATCACGACGCAGGCCGCTTCTGCTACGCGCTGCAAAAGCCATGAAAAACGTGCTGTCTGAGTCTCTGTTCCACCAAGTTTTTCCTGTGCATAAGACAAAAGCTGCTGATCTACATTTTTCCGCAGTTCTCTTTGTCCCATCTTTAAAATCTTTTCGGCGCCGATCTCACGAAATAAATGCTCTAAGAGATAGTGCATCAAACTGCCATATTCCAGCGCATCCAGTTTTGCCATTCGTCTTTCCTCTATGTTCATTCCATAGCGGCAGAAATAGCGGAACCTGCATTGATGATACGTTTCAATTTGTGTCGCCGAAACACGCATATTTTTAGGAAAAATCTTTTGGGCGTTTTCAGAATCTTGAAAGACTGCAGTTTCTCTCTTTGACGCTTTTTCCAGTGCATTCATACGGGCTTCTTCCCCTGTTTCAGAGAACAATTGACGCAGAGAAGC
This genomic window from Caproicibacterium sp. BJN0003 contains:
- the addA gene encoding helicase-exonuclease AddAB subunit AddA, giving the protein MRREWTSAQKDAIEARGGPLLVSAAAGSGKTAVLVERVIKRITDPKDPIDADRLLVVTYTKAAAAEMRGRIADKLSELLEEEPDSLFLQRQQLLLSRAHISTVHSFCQELLREHFSAVGISPDFRIADESELSVLQNETLDMVLNLFYEKNDPVFYQLLDAFSAGRDDHLLRNILFKLYDFVRSHPFPSRWLREKAAMYDCQNIRQSVWGDVIIRFAQQTFSYAISITQHSMRLLESADEKLRAASMPAFLSDQEMLEALLESLQNDSWDDFSQKIQMASFERLSTPRGYSDDSIKIAVAENRKEVKSGIENLKAIFAPSEAECLEDLQQLKPLVEKLFAILEEFHTALQQKKAERKMADFGDLEHWALQLLVEETPEGYQKTSAAEEISNQFDEIMVDEYQDTNETQDLLFRAVSKDETNLFMVGDVKQSIYSFRQAMPELFLRRREKSAEYHRDHAQFPACITLDRNFRSRFGITESVNFFFRQLMSREVGQMEYTEKESLVCGAEYPETKDSALELDVLQYSAEETDHFLEAECRRIAEKIFEWTATNSVTENGQMRPAQYREICILLRSANQYAPVYADELGKLGIPAWADAGKGFFDAPEVRAVLSLLQTIDNPLNDLSLLALLMGPIGGFSLDEMADIRAKSKDSSLFASLQKAAAEGNERILSFLKQLSLWRNFAAALPSDQLIGALYEETGYADLVLAMENGTQRLANLRLLQERARSYEDSGHNGLSGFLRFLERLKNQGQDIPMAETLSESANVVRIMSIHKSKGLEFPIVILAGCSRKFHTEKDTVLLHPQMGLGIQLRATGKEYRVKTLPWQANAILLRQEGMSEELRVFYVALTRAKEKLLLLCSQKDPEKTLSSLACKMGEKNQIPPFAVQHADCLSDWILLCALRHPDSKKLRELSNMDCKVLPCDALWKVELIHDQPFEPEQNEACKIEMPPADPKLLEELMRYTQYQYPYRDLGAVRAKTAASELAEKPLQKQYAAMSRPAFLGKKGLTPAERGTALHAFLQFADWKILKENAQEELERLVKEEFLTSEQANAVNLSAVTDFCQAPVFDRIQRSPRVLREYRFSVEIPAKRLDQKLTGSMAQEPVVLQGAIDCAFEENDGIILMDYKTDHVQSAKELWDRYQGQLLLYREALEKCFDLPVTECLLYSFALHKEIRETSI